In the genome of Streptomyces sp. NBC_00190, one region contains:
- a CDS encoding GNAT family N-acetyltransferase, whose product MTPPHLNNLPIRALTMDDLRLCADLSEDRGWLREDHKWGLLLAAGSGYGVDAPDGVGLAAACVVTRYGGTHAEPELAAIGMVLIADRYSRQGLGRRLMTYVCDDVLKGIPLTLHATPYGRPLYEELGFETTGRAEMLRGDFQAAGTPGTYGTSRVRPARAEDLPRILRLDAEVFGSDRTHMITRLPAFADQLIVAEDRSGNGTLTGYAAAWPNMDTHVIGPLIARDTATAQSLVTALAQGTDRPLRTDVDVRHEELLAWLKDRGLGSVAFNDVMTRDIPGLPGDWTRRWAPLTVAAG is encoded by the coding sequence GTGACACCACCACACCTCAACAATCTGCCGATCCGCGCGCTGACCATGGACGATCTCCGCCTCTGCGCCGACCTGTCCGAAGACCGAGGCTGGCTCCGCGAGGACCACAAATGGGGCCTCCTCCTCGCCGCCGGAAGCGGCTACGGCGTCGATGCGCCGGACGGAGTAGGACTCGCCGCCGCCTGTGTCGTCACCCGGTACGGAGGAACCCACGCCGAACCGGAGCTCGCCGCCATCGGGATGGTCCTCATCGCCGACCGCTACTCCCGCCAGGGCCTGGGACGCCGCCTGATGACGTACGTCTGCGACGACGTACTCAAGGGCATCCCCCTCACCCTGCACGCCACCCCGTACGGCCGCCCCCTCTACGAGGAGCTCGGCTTCGAGACCACGGGCCGCGCCGAGATGCTCCGCGGGGACTTCCAGGCAGCGGGCACCCCTGGCACCTACGGCACCTCCCGAGTACGGCCGGCCCGCGCCGAGGACCTCCCGCGCATCCTGCGGCTGGACGCCGAGGTCTTCGGCAGCGACCGCACCCACATGATCACCCGGCTGCCGGCCTTCGCCGACCAGCTCATCGTCGCCGAAGACCGCAGCGGCAACGGCACCCTCACGGGCTACGCCGCGGCCTGGCCCAACATGGACACCCACGTCATCGGGCCGCTGATCGCCCGCGACACCGCCACCGCCCAGTCCCTCGTCACCGCACTCGCCCAGGGCACCGACCGGCCGCTGCGCACCGACGTCGATGTACGCCACGAGGAACTCCTCGCCTGGCTCAAGGACCGCGGCCTCGGCTCCGTGGCCTTCAACGACGTCATGACCCGCGACATCCCCGGCCTGCCCGGTGACTGGACCCGCCGCTGGGCACCGCTCACCGTGGCCGCAGGCTGA
- a CDS encoding GNAT family N-acetyltransferase yields the protein MTDAPELTIRPATEADLPAIVAMLADDPLGATRESPDDLTPYRAALKRLTDDPNQHLVVAVRADRIVGTLQLTIVPGLSRKGSTRSIIEGVRVHADERGSGLGTRFVKWAIDKSRAENCDLVQLTSDVSRTDAHRFYERLGFAASHVGFKLRL from the coding sequence GTGACCGACGCTCCCGAACTCACCATTCGTCCCGCCACCGAGGCCGATCTGCCCGCCATCGTCGCCATGCTCGCCGACGACCCCCTCGGCGCCACCCGCGAATCCCCGGACGACCTCACCCCGTACCGCGCGGCCCTGAAGCGCCTCACCGACGACCCGAACCAGCACCTGGTCGTCGCCGTCCGCGCGGACCGGATCGTGGGCACGCTCCAGCTGACGATCGTCCCGGGCCTCTCCCGCAAGGGATCCACCCGCTCCATCATCGAGGGCGTCCGCGTCCACGCCGACGAGCGCGGCAGCGGCCTGGGCACCCGCTTCGTCAAATGGGCCATCGACAAGTCCCGCGCCGAGAACTGCGACCTCGTGCAGCTGACCTCGGACGTGAGCCGTACCGACGCCCACCGCTTCTACGAGCGGCTCGGCTTCGCAGCCTCCCACGTCGGGTTCAAATTGCGGCTCTGA
- a CDS encoding winged helix DNA-binding domain-containing protein, giving the protein MSPSLPLISTAERRHRLGRRHRLAPSTRATTVPEAADAVVALHATDAATIFLSARARLTEGGPGAIERALYEDVSLVRLLSMRNTLFAVSTDLAPYVDSSTARGIAVKERRTLVKHLEEDGQGLDADWLARAEAAALDALDSRGPSTGSQLSAAVPALRQKITVFRGKKHETQTGVASRVIRLLAADGRIRRDRPRGSWTSSQYRWVHTAPWPAVPAAEARAEIARRWLHAYGPATEADLKWWTGWTLTDVRKALAVVGPDQVRLDDGTTALVSPGDTAPEPAPEPWAALLPGLDPTGMGWADRAFHLDPAHKPALFDYAGNIGPTVWWNGEIVGGWAQRPDGEIVWRMLGSPGGAAEKAIAAEAARLGAWVGDARITPRFRTPLERELVA; this is encoded by the coding sequence ATGAGCCCCAGCCTCCCCCTCATCAGCACCGCCGAGCGCCGCCACCGCCTCGGCCGGCGCCACCGCCTGGCTCCCTCGACCCGCGCCACCACGGTTCCCGAGGCCGCGGACGCCGTCGTCGCCCTGCACGCGACCGACGCCGCGACCATCTTCCTGTCCGCCCGCGCGCGGCTCACCGAAGGCGGACCCGGCGCGATCGAGCGGGCGCTCTACGAGGACGTGAGCCTGGTCCGGCTGCTGAGCATGCGCAACACGCTCTTCGCGGTCTCCACCGACCTCGCCCCGTACGTCGATTCCTCCACCGCCCGGGGCATCGCGGTCAAGGAGCGCCGCACCCTGGTCAAGCACCTCGAAGAGGACGGGCAGGGCCTCGACGCCGACTGGCTGGCCCGGGCGGAGGCCGCCGCGCTCGACGCCCTCGACAGCCGCGGGCCCTCCACCGGCAGCCAGCTGTCCGCCGCCGTCCCCGCCCTGCGGCAGAAGATCACCGTGTTCCGGGGCAAGAAGCACGAGACGCAGACCGGTGTGGCCAGCCGCGTCATCCGGCTGCTGGCCGCCGACGGCCGGATCCGCCGCGACCGCCCGCGCGGATCATGGACGTCCAGCCAGTACCGCTGGGTCCACACCGCCCCCTGGCCCGCCGTACCCGCAGCCGAGGCCCGCGCCGAGATCGCCCGCCGTTGGCTCCACGCATACGGTCCGGCAACCGAGGCCGACCTTAAGTGGTGGACGGGCTGGACCCTCACCGATGTCCGCAAGGCCCTCGCCGTCGTCGGCCCCGACCAGGTACGCCTCGACGACGGGACCACCGCCCTCGTCAGCCCCGGCGACACCGCGCCCGAACCGGCCCCGGAGCCCTGGGCCGCCCTGCTGCCCGGCCTCGACCCCACCGGCATGGGCTGGGCCGACCGCGCCTTCCACCTCGACCCCGCCCACAAGCCCGCCCTCTTCGACTACGCCGGCAACATCGGCCCCACCGTGTGGTGGAACGGCGAGATCGTCGGCGGCTGGGCCCAGCGCCCCGACGGAGAAATCGTCTGGCGGATGCTGGGCAGCCCCGGCGGCGCCGCCGAGAAGGCGATCGCGGCCGAGGCCGCCCGTCTCGGCGCATGGGTGGGCGACGCCCGCATCACCCCGCGCTTCCGCACCCCGCTGGAACGCGAACTCGTCGCATGA